The Natranaeroarchaeum aerophilus DNA window CAGCGTCTAGCCCATCAACGATCTCGGCGGCGCTCATCGGGTCGAGGTAGAGCCGCGAGACGGTGTGGCCGAGACTGGTGGCGTCGAGGTCGTCGCCGTCACGACCAACGAACTCGTTGCGCTCCAGATACTCGATCACCGTATCGGCGACCTGTTCCAGGCGCTCGGGATCGTCGGCCTGACTGGCGTGCAAGGTTTCGGCGAGGAAGTCAAGCAACTCGTCGCGGGTGCGGGCAAAGCCGCTGGCGATAGTGGCCAGAACGTGGGTCCGCAGGGCGGGTTCGGCGGCGAGCTTCGAACGAACGGGTTCAGGATCGGCGTAGACGTACCGATCGAACAGCTCGTCGAGTTCGTCGTGGCTGCTCGCCAGCAGGACGGCCTCGCCGTACGGGTCCCGACCCGGACGACCCGCCCGCCCCATCATCTGGTGGACTTCGAGGACGTCGAGGGGCTGCATCCCGCCCGCGGTCCCGTCGTAGCGTCGCCAGTCGCGGACGATCACCCGGCGGCTCGGGGTGTTGACGCCAGCAGCCAGCGTCGGTGTCGCCGAAACGACCTTCAGCAGGCGATCCCTGAACGCGTCCTCGACGAGCGAGCGGTGTTCGGGCGCAAGCCCTGCGTGGTGAAAGGCCCCGCCGCGCTCGACGGCGTCCGCGAGGTCGTCGCTGGTCTCGGTGTCGGAGACGTCCCTGATTTCGGCGGCGATGTCGGCAAGCTCGGCCTGAGCGTCGGGCGAGAGCGTCGGTTCGACGACGTCCGCGAGGCGTCGTGCCGCCGCTTCGGCGTTGCGCCGGGAGTTGACGAACACGAGCGAGGAGCCCCCGTCGTCGAGGGTGTCCCGGACGATCGCGGCCGTCTGTTTCTGTCCGCGTTCGACCGGCAGTTCGCGCTGGGTACCATCGTCGAGATGGAGGGCGTTCCCGAAGTGGACGCCCTTCTTCAGATCGATCGGTCGCCACGTGGTGTCGACGAGTTCGGCGTCGAGCCAGTCGGCCATCTCGTCGGCGTTGCCGACCGTCGCCGAGAGCGCGATGGTCTGCAGGTCGGGGTTGAGCTGGCGGAGCTTCGCCATCGTCACTTCCAGGGTTGGCCCACGATTCGAGTCGTCGATCAGGTGGACTTCGTCGGCGACGACACAGTCGATGTCGTCGATCCAGCGCGCGCCGTTCCGAACAAGCGAGTCGACTTTCTCGCTGGTCGCAACGATGATGTCCCTGTCGGCGAGCCACTCCCCGTCGGCCTCGTAGTTGCCCGTCGAGACGCCGACCGAGACGCCGAAGGCCTCGAACGCCTCGAACTCGGCCTTCTTCTCGCTGGCGAGCGCCCGCAGTGGGACGATATAGAGCGCCCGCCCGGTCGACGCGCCGCCCGAGCCCCCGCGCTCGATGGCCGACAGCATTCCAAGCTGGGCGATCAGCGTCTTCCCGCTGGCGGTCGGTACGCTTGCGACGACGTTTTCGCCGTCCAGAATACCGGCCTCGACGGCCGCGGCCTGCGGTGGGTATAGCTCCTCGATCCCCTCCGCAGCGAGATACTCGATGAAGCCGGGAGGAAGACCCGATAGATCCGCCGTTTGCATTACTCACGCGTTGGCTCCTGTTCGGGTTTAAACTTGCGTCCCGCTCGGGCCGACATCTGCCACCTCCGTCACGACTTTATCCTCGTCGCGCGAACGCCGTGCCATGGAAGTCGAGTTCGATCGAGACACCTGTATCGGGATGTTCCAATGTGTCGTCGAGTGGGACGCCTTCGAGAAGGACGAGGACGCCGGGAAGGCAGTGCTCGCGGAGAGCGAGGAAGTCGAAGAAGACCTGTTCCGCCGTGAGATCCCCGACGACGCCGAACTGGACGCGAAGTTCGCCGCACGGACCTGTCCGGTCGATGCCATCGTGGTGTACGACGACGACGGCGAGCAGATCATTCCGTAGCTCAAATCGGGTACGGATCGTACGGCGACGAGTCATCGAGCGGTTTCCGGTAGCACAGTAGCTCGAACGGGCGGGCAAACCGGGTTACCTCGACTCGGCGAACCTCTCGAAACCCGTTCACGCGGT harbors:
- a CDS encoding ATP-dependent DNA helicase; this encodes MQTADLSGLPPGFIEYLAAEGIEELYPPQAAAVEAGILDGENVVASVPTASGKTLIAQLGMLSAIERGGSGGASTGRALYIVPLRALASEKKAEFEAFEAFGVSVGVSTGNYEADGEWLADRDIIVATSEKVDSLVRNGARWIDDIDCVVADEVHLIDDSNRGPTLEVTMAKLRQLNPDLQTIALSATVGNADEMADWLDAELVDTTWRPIDLKKGVHFGNALHLDDGTQRELPVERGQKQTAAIVRDTLDDGGSSLVFVNSRRNAEAAARRLADVVEPTLSPDAQAELADIAAEIRDVSDTETSDDLADAVERGGAFHHAGLAPEHRSLVEDAFRDRLLKVVSATPTLAAGVNTPSRRVIVRDWRRYDGTAGGMQPLDVLEVHQMMGRAGRPGRDPYGEAVLLASSHDELDELFDRYVYADPEPVRSKLAAEPALRTHVLATIASGFARTRDELLDFLAETLHASQADDPERLEQVADTVIEYLERNEFVGRDGDDLDATSLGHTVSRLYLDPMSAAEIVDGLDAAEGEPTPLGLYHLVSRTPDMYELYLKSGDREEYTELAYERETEFLGPMPSEFEDVRFESWLSALKTARMLEDWAEEVDEDRITERYGVGPGDVRGKVDTAEWLLNAAEQLASDLDLDVTPSIREARKRVEYGVSDELLELAGVRSVGRKRARRLYDAGVQNRSQLREADKSVVLGALRGRTKTAETILENAGRQDYSMDEVSPDESVRPGSDSNGESNGDRSDGEATEDAGQASLGDF
- a CDS encoding ferredoxin, coding for MEVEFDRDTCIGMFQCVVEWDAFEKDEDAGKAVLAESEEVEEDLFRREIPDDAELDAKFAARTCPVDAIVVYDDDGEQIIP